The Apis mellifera strain DH4 linkage group LG8, Amel_HAv3.1, whole genome shotgun sequence genome contains a region encoding:
- the LOC551663 gene encoding disintegrin and metalloproteinase domain-containing protein unc-71 isoform X6 translates to MFWLHCGLFVLVIAVPGFISSADSTSKREADYTLDDSFWNEETSVGEAERLLQEYRQNQELVQNIGAHYYQIIYPVQLRHHEKMGISTREVSVSKFPQRGYGEGGYQNVKGRMRTGRHFHRTSLLIKAFNHKFRLDLELNTQLLAPNLVQKDFLTVGAEQTSKQEIEHCYYHGTVRDYPGASAAFHTCNGVSGVIHLGNETFVIHPFYGGDLSQKHPHVIFEARTKANKGCANSGNLEWRVKNRRQKHVLGLSETTSDRYKRDVRETTKYIETAIIIDKAMFEKRNGSTRAEVVHDAIQVANIADMYFRTLNTRVSVIYIETWQGINQAEIATGMDIDLALLNLNDYMMRTMFRVPRDTTQLLTGETFAGGESGVAIPSTICKQKSVGISVDLNTYEPHLLAGTMAHMIGHNIGMSHDDGRSECICREWHGCIMAQSIVGLENVQPYTFSECSKTDYIEVLRSGNGFCLLNKPNEVEVRRSCGNRVIDEGEQCDCGSIEECHEYDPCCDPITCRLTSEAQCATGPCCSDCKLLARGVVCRESTNECDLPEVCTGETGQCPTDVYKKNGNPCSNNDGYCYNGVCPALNLQCEQIWGYGGVAADQQCFEQFNSKGSLSGHCGTDSSGHYIKCELENVRCGSLQCQQGRKLPTVAGIDHSRTIISIKGEEYECKSTTGKVEGSEMPGMGLVRDGTSCGDNLICVNQTCMSLYPLIGNERCPSNHNNHECSGNGVCTNLNNCYCNLGWSGPDCSIEQDIPTRPPITSSTEAAGKNGTDTKLVKKETPYETTNNTLSTGTMVLILVGVVKGVFICFALMAVCYRRKSTVQKYDQPYVKKPPQRGYSGVSGNHHPGHAVLDNVNNKILTFSSMPNCSRGETQRVVFRPPNNVATADGPRVKEHKSQVKRPGMSEEDGDTGADEVVSFIDLPNNLTKLPEKGILKKHGGYGMGGGAVASVERTLDQLNGYHEHIIEALRMAANQRETSGTTSAPMDDEALTEPLTELLTEPLPECYPTDSYRKDIIKHIDNQADEEYEEYVPSCGVIRIRNLEDLIKQLERHSARNRSPSGSEDMRMSESEADRPYRKDSSVCSESSQGSRRCSRGRDDTYGRYCQPSSRSPYGTHQHTQHSHQMYKEEGIYATADPDRGSNTRGETPDSESDAFIQAQQLARRTSEDGVQHRPPQQPPPPPPPPPPAMTGSTVQLLQLHHSQREHRQQPQQQHHCHHHAQQSQPQQQQQPQPSSQQQHQRQQQQQQQQQQQQQQQQQHQLPVEQLPIQQRGYYPSPPYTDNGLENDETENAQSHQQQKLPDVRGIDVNHLPNINKCPLDDNFSLDCNINNGSPKELNTNNTSDNENTALLPPSHFPEYKH, encoded by the exons AAGCAGACTACACTTTAGATGATTCCTTCTGGAACGAAGAAACTTCCGTTg GTGAGGCCGAACGATTACTACAAGAATATCGACAAAACCAAGAGCTAGTACAAAATATCGGGGCCCATTACTATCAGATCATCTATCCAGTACAGTTACGGCATCACGAGAAAATGGGGATATCCACAAGAGAAGTGAGCGTATCCAAG TTTCCTCAAAGAGGATACGGAGAGGGTGGATATCAGAATGTTAAAGGCAGAATGAGA ACGGGGAGACATTTTCATCGGACGTCCCTCTTGATCAAGGcctttaatcataaatttcgcctagatttagaattaaatac GCAACTTTTAGCTCCGAATCTTGTGCAAAAAGACTTTTTAACCGTCGGTGCGGAACAAACTTCTAAACAG GAGATAGAGCACTGTTACTATCACGGTACCGTGAGGGATTATCCAGGAGCTAGCGCTGCTTTTCACACGTGTAACGGTGTCAGCGGTGTCATTCATTTAGGCAACGAGACATTTGTCATTCATCCATTTTACGGCGGCGATTTGTCG CAGAAACATCCTCACGTTATATTTGAAGCTCGAACAAAGGCTAACAAAGGCTGCGCTAACTCGGGAAATCTTGAGTGGCGTGTAAAGAACCGCCGGCAGAAGCATGTTCTGGGGCTATCGGAGACCACTTCCGATCGATACAAGAGAGACGTCCGTGAAACAACCAAATACATCGAAACTGCCATCATTATCGATAAGGCTATG TTCGAGAAGAGGAACGGTAGCACCAGAGCGGAGGTTGTTCACGATGCCATCCAAGTCGCTAATATCGCGGATATG tATTTCCGCACGTTAAATACTAGAGTCTCCGTCATATACATCGAAACCTGGCAGGGCATAAACCAGGCGGAAATCGCGACGGGCATGGATATCGATCTCGCTTTGCTCAATTTAAACGATTACATGATGCGAACGATGTTCCGTGTTCCTCGTGATACCACTCAATTACTCAC GGGTGAAACGTTCGCCGGTGGAGAATCAGGGGTTGCCATACCTTCAACTATCTGCAAACAAAAATCCGTAGGAATCAGCGTCGATTTGAATACATACGAGCCTCATCTTTTAGCCGGTACTATGGCTCATATGATCGGCCACAATATAGGAATGAGCCATGACGATGGAA GGAGCGAATGTATCTGCCGCGAATGGCACGGATGCATCATGGCTCAATCGATCGTTGGATTGGAGAACGTTCAGCCGTACACGTTTTCCGAATGTAGTAAAACAGATTACATAGAGGTGTTAAGAAGCGGAAACGGCTTTTGTCTTTTAAATAAACCAAACGAG GTCGAAGTGAGGAGATCTTGCGGAAACAGGGTAATCGACGAGGGAGAGCAATGTGATTGCGGATCGATCGAGGAGTGTCACGAGTACGACCCCTGCTGCGATCCGATCACCTGCAGACTCACCTCCGAAGCGCAATGCGCGACCGGTCCTTGCTGCAGCGATTGTAag CTGCTCGCGCGTGGCGTCGTGTGCCGGGAATCGACCAACGAATGCGATCTTCCGGAGGTGTGCACCGGCGAGACCGGCCAATGCCCGACGGACGTCTACAAGAAGAACGGGAATCCTTGCTCCAACAACGACGGGTATTGTTATAACGGCGTCTGCCCGGCGTTGAATCTCCAATGCGAGCAGATATGGGGATACGGTGGCGTTGCCGCGGACCAACAGTGCTTCGAGCAATTCAACTCGAAGGGATCGCTGAGCGGACACTGCGGCACCGACTCCTCCGGTCATTACATCAAATGCGAGCTAGA GAACGTTCGTTGCGGATCGTTACAGTGTCAACAAGGTAGAAAACTGCCAACGGTAGCGGGGATAGATCACTCTAGAactataatttcgataaaaggCGAGGAATACGAATGCAA ATCCACGACTGGAAAGGTGGAAGGATCCGAAATGCCAGGCATGGGATTGGTTCGCGATGGAACATCCTGCGGGGACAACTTG ATTTGCGTGAACCAAACGTGCATGAGCCTTTATCCGCTCATAGGCAACGAACGGTGTCCTAGCAATCACAACAATCACGAGTGCTCGGGAAATGGA GTGTGCACGAATTTGAACAATTGTTATTGCAACCTTGGATGGAGTGGACCAGATTGCTCCATAGAGCAGGATATCCCGACTCGTCCGCCGATAACATCTAGCACCGAAGCGGCCGGTAAAAATGGTACAGATACTAAATTAGTGAAAAAAGAGACCCCCTACG AAACAACTAACAACACTCTTAGCACCGGGACGATGGTATTAATCCTGGTGGGTGTGGTCAAAGGAGTCTTCATTTGTTTTGCACTAATGGCTGTTTGCTACAG AAGGAAGAGCACCGTCCAGAAGTACGACCAACCGTACGTGAAGAAACCGCCGCAGAGGGGTTACAGCGGCGTATCCGGTAATCATCATCCGGGACACGCAGTACTGGACAACGTGAACAACAAGATCCTCACGTTCAGCAGTATGCCCAATTGCAG CCGCGGCGAGACCCAGCGCGTGGTGTTTCGACCCCCGAATAACGTCGCCACCGCAGACGGGCCAAGAGTCAA gGAGCATAAGTCGCAGGTGAAGAGGCCAGGTATGAGCGAGGAAGATGGAGATACAGGAGCGGACGAGGTTGTCTCTTTCATCGATTTGCCGAACAACCTCACAAAGTTGCCCgagaaaggaattttaaagaaacacgGTGGTTATG GTATGGGAGGAGGGGCGGTAGCCAGCGTGGAACGCACTTTGGATCAACTGAACGGTTACCACGAGCATATTATCGAGGCGTTGAGGATGGCCGCGAATCAACGCGAGACATCTGGAACAACATCCGCTCCAATGGATGACGAGGCCTTGACGGAACCTCTGACCGAATTGTTAACGGAACCTCTGCCAGAATGTTATCCCACGGATTCGTATCGCAAAGACATCATAAAGCATATCGACAACCAAGCGGACGAGGAGTACGAGGAATACGTGCCGTCGTGCGGTGTGATTCGTATACGAAATCTGGAGGATTTGATCAAACAGCTGGAACGGCACTCGGCGCGCAACAGAAGTCCAAGCGGATCCGAGGACATGAGGATGTCCGAGAGCGAGGCAGATCGTCCCTACAGAAAAGATTCGTCCGTTTGTAGCGAGTCTTCCCAAGG AAGCAGAAGATGTAGCCGCGGCCGTGACGATACCTACGGTAGATATTGTCAACCATCGTCTCGAAGTCCTTACGGGACCCATCAGCACACTCAACACTCCCATCAAATGTACAAGGAGGAGGGTATCTATGCAACTGCCGACCCTGACAGAGGCTCAAATACTAGGGGTGAAACGCCCGATAGTGAAAG TGATGCATTTATTCAAGCTCAACAACTAGCCCGACGGACTAGTGAGGACGGAGTGCAACACCGGCCACCACAgcagccgccgccgccgccgccaccgccGCCACCTGCAATGACTGGTAGCACGGTGCAGTTGCTGCAATTGCATCATTCTCAACGAGAACATCGTCAACAACCGCAGCAGCAGCATCATTGCCACCATCACGCGCAGCAGTCGCAGCctcagcagcagcagcagccgcAGCCGTCGTCGCAACAGCAACATCAAcgtcaacaacaacaacaacagcagcagcagcagcagcagcagcaacaacaacaacaccaACTGCCGGTGGAACAACTGCCAATACAGCAGCGCGGCTATTATCCATCCCCACCCTACACTGATAACGGTCTCGAAAACGACGAGACTGAAAATGCTCAATCCCACCAACAACAAAAGCTCCCCGACGTTCGTGGAATCGATGTTAATCACTTGcctaatattaacaaatgcCCACTAGACGATAATTTTAGTCTAGATTGTAACATAAATAATGGTTCCcctaaagaattaaataccaACAACACTAGTGATAACGAAAATACTGCCCTACTGCCCCCTTCGCATTTTCCTGAGTACAagcattga
- the LOC551663 gene encoding disintegrin and metalloproteinase domain-containing protein 12 isoform X15 translates to MFWLHCGLFVLVIAVPGFISSADSTSKREADYTLDDSFWNEETSVGEAERLLQEYRQNQELVQNIGAHYYQIIYPVQLRHHEKMGISTREVSVSKFPQRGYGEGGYQNVKGRMRTGRHFHRTSLLIKAFNHKFRLDLELNTQLLAPNLVQKDFLTVGAEQTSKQEIEHCYYHGTVRDYPGASAAFHTCNGVSGVIHLGNETFVIHPFYGGDLSQKHPHVIFEARTKANKGCANSGNLEWRVKNRRQKHVLGLSETTSDRYKRDVRETTKYIETAIIIDKAMFEKRNGSTRAEVVHDAIQVANIADMYFRTLNTRVSVIYIETWQGINQAEIATGMDIDLALLNLNDYMMRTMFRVPRDTTQLLTGETFAGGESGVAIPSTICKQKSVGISVDLNTYEPHLLAGTMAHMIGHNIGMSHDDGRSECICREWHGCIMAQSIVGLENVQPYTFSECSKTDYIEVLRSGNGFCLLNKPNEVEVRRSCGNRVIDEGEQCDCGSIEECHEYDPCCDPITCRLTSEAQCATGPCCSDCKLLARGVVCRESTNECDLPEVCTGETGQCPTDVYKKNGNPCSNNDGYCYNGVCPALNLQCEQIWGYGGVAADQQCFEQFNSKGSLSGHCGTDSSGHYIKCELENVRCGSLQCQQGRKLPTVAGIDHSRTIISIKGEEYECKSTTGKVEGSEMPGMGLVRDGTSCGDNLICVNQTCMSLYPLIGNERCPSNHNNHECSGNGVCTNLNNCYCNLGWSGPDCSIEQDIPTRPPITSSTEAAGKNGTDTKLVKKETPYENYHGSNTVFLVGVLMSVVGGVFIVFALMALCYRSVVVHKNYSLCLRKSTVQKYDQPYVKKPPQRGYSGVSGNHHPGHAVLDNVNNKILTFSSMPNCREHKSQVKRPGMSEEDGDTGADEVVSFIDLPNNLTKLPEKGILKKHGMGGGAVASVERTLDQLNGYHEHIIEALRMAANQRETSGTTSAPMDDEALTEPLTELLTEPLPECYPTDSYRKDIIKHIDNQADEEYEEYVPSCGVIRIRNLEDLIKQLERHSARNRSPSGSEDMRMSESEADRPYRKDSSVCSESSQGSRRCSRGRDDTYGRYCQPSSRSPYGTHQHTQHSHQMYKEEGIYATADPDRGSNTRGETPDSESDAFIQAQQLARRTSEDGVQHRPPQQPPPPPPPPPPAMTGSTVQLLQLHHSQREHRQQPQQQHHCHHHAQQSQPQQQQQPQPSSQQQHQRQQQQQQQQQQQQQQQQQHQLPVEQLPIQQRGYYPSPPYTDNGLENDETENAQSHQQQKLPDVRGIDVNHLPNINKCPLDDNFSLDCNINNGSPKELNTNNTSDNENTALLPPSHFPEYKH, encoded by the exons AAGCAGACTACACTTTAGATGATTCCTTCTGGAACGAAGAAACTTCCGTTg GTGAGGCCGAACGATTACTACAAGAATATCGACAAAACCAAGAGCTAGTACAAAATATCGGGGCCCATTACTATCAGATCATCTATCCAGTACAGTTACGGCATCACGAGAAAATGGGGATATCCACAAGAGAAGTGAGCGTATCCAAG TTTCCTCAAAGAGGATACGGAGAGGGTGGATATCAGAATGTTAAAGGCAGAATGAGA ACGGGGAGACATTTTCATCGGACGTCCCTCTTGATCAAGGcctttaatcataaatttcgcctagatttagaattaaatac GCAACTTTTAGCTCCGAATCTTGTGCAAAAAGACTTTTTAACCGTCGGTGCGGAACAAACTTCTAAACAG GAGATAGAGCACTGTTACTATCACGGTACCGTGAGGGATTATCCAGGAGCTAGCGCTGCTTTTCACACGTGTAACGGTGTCAGCGGTGTCATTCATTTAGGCAACGAGACATTTGTCATTCATCCATTTTACGGCGGCGATTTGTCG CAGAAACATCCTCACGTTATATTTGAAGCTCGAACAAAGGCTAACAAAGGCTGCGCTAACTCGGGAAATCTTGAGTGGCGTGTAAAGAACCGCCGGCAGAAGCATGTTCTGGGGCTATCGGAGACCACTTCCGATCGATACAAGAGAGACGTCCGTGAAACAACCAAATACATCGAAACTGCCATCATTATCGATAAGGCTATG TTCGAGAAGAGGAACGGTAGCACCAGAGCGGAGGTTGTTCACGATGCCATCCAAGTCGCTAATATCGCGGATATG tATTTCCGCACGTTAAATACTAGAGTCTCCGTCATATACATCGAAACCTGGCAGGGCATAAACCAGGCGGAAATCGCGACGGGCATGGATATCGATCTCGCTTTGCTCAATTTAAACGATTACATGATGCGAACGATGTTCCGTGTTCCTCGTGATACCACTCAATTACTCAC GGGTGAAACGTTCGCCGGTGGAGAATCAGGGGTTGCCATACCTTCAACTATCTGCAAACAAAAATCCGTAGGAATCAGCGTCGATTTGAATACATACGAGCCTCATCTTTTAGCCGGTACTATGGCTCATATGATCGGCCACAATATAGGAATGAGCCATGACGATGGAA GGAGCGAATGTATCTGCCGCGAATGGCACGGATGCATCATGGCTCAATCGATCGTTGGATTGGAGAACGTTCAGCCGTACACGTTTTCCGAATGTAGTAAAACAGATTACATAGAGGTGTTAAGAAGCGGAAACGGCTTTTGTCTTTTAAATAAACCAAACGAG GTCGAAGTGAGGAGATCTTGCGGAAACAGGGTAATCGACGAGGGAGAGCAATGTGATTGCGGATCGATCGAGGAGTGTCACGAGTACGACCCCTGCTGCGATCCGATCACCTGCAGACTCACCTCCGAAGCGCAATGCGCGACCGGTCCTTGCTGCAGCGATTGTAag CTGCTCGCGCGTGGCGTCGTGTGCCGGGAATCGACCAACGAATGCGATCTTCCGGAGGTGTGCACCGGCGAGACCGGCCAATGCCCGACGGACGTCTACAAGAAGAACGGGAATCCTTGCTCCAACAACGACGGGTATTGTTATAACGGCGTCTGCCCGGCGTTGAATCTCCAATGCGAGCAGATATGGGGATACGGTGGCGTTGCCGCGGACCAACAGTGCTTCGAGCAATTCAACTCGAAGGGATCGCTGAGCGGACACTGCGGCACCGACTCCTCCGGTCATTACATCAAATGCGAGCTAGA GAACGTTCGTTGCGGATCGTTACAGTGTCAACAAGGTAGAAAACTGCCAACGGTAGCGGGGATAGATCACTCTAGAactataatttcgataaaaggCGAGGAATACGAATGCAA ATCCACGACTGGAAAGGTGGAAGGATCCGAAATGCCAGGCATGGGATTGGTTCGCGATGGAACATCCTGCGGGGACAACTTG ATTTGCGTGAACCAAACGTGCATGAGCCTTTATCCGCTCATAGGCAACGAACGGTGTCCTAGCAATCACAACAATCACGAGTGCTCGGGAAATGGA GTGTGCACGAATTTGAACAATTGTTATTGCAACCTTGGATGGAGTGGACCAGATTGCTCCATAGAGCAGGATATCCCGACTCGTCCGCCGATAACATCTAGCACCGAAGCGGCCGGTAAAAATGGTACAGATACTAAATTAGTGAAAAAAGAGACCCCCTACG AGAACTACCACGGCTCTAACACTGTATTTTTAGTTGGTGTGCTCATGTCGGTGGTAGGGGGTGTTTTCATAGTATTTGCTCTGATGGCTCTCTGCTACAGGTCAGTCGTAGTACATAAAAACTACTCCCTCTGTCTCAG GAAGAGCACCGTCCAGAAGTACGACCAACCGTACGTGAAGAAACCGCCGCAGAGGGGTTACAGCGGCGTATCCGGTAATCATCATCCGGGACACGCAGTACTGGACAACGTGAACAACAAGATCCTCACGTTCAGCAGTATGCCCAATTGCAG gGAGCATAAGTCGCAGGTGAAGAGGCCAGGTATGAGCGAGGAAGATGGAGATACAGGAGCGGACGAGGTTGTCTCTTTCATCGATTTGCCGAACAACCTCACAAAGTTGCCCgagaaaggaattttaaagaaacacg GTATGGGAGGAGGGGCGGTAGCCAGCGTGGAACGCACTTTGGATCAACTGAACGGTTACCACGAGCATATTATCGAGGCGTTGAGGATGGCCGCGAATCAACGCGAGACATCTGGAACAACATCCGCTCCAATGGATGACGAGGCCTTGACGGAACCTCTGACCGAATTGTTAACGGAACCTCTGCCAGAATGTTATCCCACGGATTCGTATCGCAAAGACATCATAAAGCATATCGACAACCAAGCGGACGAGGAGTACGAGGAATACGTGCCGTCGTGCGGTGTGATTCGTATACGAAATCTGGAGGATTTGATCAAACAGCTGGAACGGCACTCGGCGCGCAACAGAAGTCCAAGCGGATCCGAGGACATGAGGATGTCCGAGAGCGAGGCAGATCGTCCCTACAGAAAAGATTCGTCCGTTTGTAGCGAGTCTTCCCAAGG AAGCAGAAGATGTAGCCGCGGCCGTGACGATACCTACGGTAGATATTGTCAACCATCGTCTCGAAGTCCTTACGGGACCCATCAGCACACTCAACACTCCCATCAAATGTACAAGGAGGAGGGTATCTATGCAACTGCCGACCCTGACAGAGGCTCAAATACTAGGGGTGAAACGCCCGATAGTGAAAG TGATGCATTTATTCAAGCTCAACAACTAGCCCGACGGACTAGTGAGGACGGAGTGCAACACCGGCCACCACAgcagccgccgccgccgccgccaccgccGCCACCTGCAATGACTGGTAGCACGGTGCAGTTGCTGCAATTGCATCATTCTCAACGAGAACATCGTCAACAACCGCAGCAGCAGCATCATTGCCACCATCACGCGCAGCAGTCGCAGCctcagcagcagcagcagccgcAGCCGTCGTCGCAACAGCAACATCAAcgtcaacaacaacaacaacagcagcagcagcagcagcagcagcaacaacaacaacaccaACTGCCGGTGGAACAACTGCCAATACAGCAGCGCGGCTATTATCCATCCCCACCCTACACTGATAACGGTCTCGAAAACGACGAGACTGAAAATGCTCAATCCCACCAACAACAAAAGCTCCCCGACGTTCGTGGAATCGATGTTAATCACTTGcctaatattaacaaatgcCCACTAGACGATAATTTTAGTCTAGATTGTAACATAAATAATGGTTCCcctaaagaattaaataccaACAACACTAGTGATAACGAAAATACTGCCCTACTGCCCCCTTCGCATTTTCCTGAGTACAagcattga